One segment of Triticum aestivum cultivar Chinese Spring chromosome 2A, IWGSC CS RefSeq v2.1, whole genome shotgun sequence DNA contains the following:
- the LOC123185364 gene encoding uncharacterized protein yields MGLCMSSGGATVAAVRSEGLATSTAMVLLPTGELREYPRPATAAQALQDSVEAGDGSAGWFLCDADAMGFEGPVAAVGGGEELRPGQIYFVLPAEVKRNGLRREDVAALAVRASAALVSKANTNASGSGGRRRRAGSVSPLVFAPPPEVDETLAYKTVPALVVKRRPVARVKSAGRMQPRFAPDLTAIPECE; encoded by the coding sequence ATGGGGCTCTGCATGTCtagcggcggggcgacggtggcggcggtgcGCTCGGAGGGGCTGGCCACCTCGACGGCGATGGTGCTGCTGCCAACGGGGGAGCTGCGCGAGTACCCGCGCCCTGCGACGGCGGCGCAAGCCCTCCAGGACTCCGTGGAGGCAGGAGACGGCTCCGCCGGGTGGTTCCTGTGCGACGCCGACGCGATGGGGTTCGAGGGTCCCGTGGCGGCCGTGGGCGGGGGCGAGGAACTCCGCCCGGGCCAGATCTACTTCGTGCTCCCCGCCGAGGTTAAGAGGAACGGGCTCCGCCGCGAGGACGTGGCCGCACTTGCCGTCAGGGCGTCCGCGGCGCTCGTCAGCAAGGCCAACACCAACGCCTCCGGCAGCGGCGGACGGAGGAGACGCGCCGGCTCTGTCTCTCCGCTCGTGTTCGCCCCGCCGCCGGAGGTGGACGAGACTCTTGCCTACAAGACCGTGCCGGCGCTGGTAGTCAAGAGGCGCCCGGTGGCGCGCGTAAAGAGCGCCGGGAGAATGCAGCCGAGGTTCGCCCCGGATCTGACCGCCATTCCTGAATGCGAGTAA